The following nucleotide sequence is from Sphingomonas swuensis.
GATGTCGCTCTACGCCCTTACAGTTCGAAACTCTCGCCGAGATACAGCCGGCGAACGTCCTGGTCCGCGACCAGTGCTTCCGGAGTCCCGGCGAACAGCACCTGTCCGTCGTAGATGATGCAGGCGCGGTCGACGATGTCCAGCGTTTCCCGCACATTATGGTCGGTGATGAGGACCCCGATGTCGCGGCCCTTCAGTTCCTTCACGAGGTCGCGGATGTCGCCGATCGAGATCGGATCGATGCCGGCGAAAGGCTCGTCGAGGAGCATGATCTTGGGGTCGGCGGCGAGCGCCCGGGCGATCTCGCAGCGACGCCGCTCGCCACCCGACAGCGCCATGGCGGGCGACGCGCGAAGGCCGGTCAGTCCGAACTCGCCGAGCAGTTTCTCCAGCCGCGCGTGGCGCGCGTCGCGGTCAGGCTCGGCGACTTCGAGCACCGCCATGATGTTCTGCTCGACCGTCAGGCCGCGGAAGATGCTGGTTTCCTGCGGCAGATAGCCGAGGCCGAGGATCGCCCGGCGGTACATCGGAAGCCGGGTGATGTCGCGACCGTCGAGCATGATCCGCCCGGCGTCCGGCTTGACCAGCCCCATCACCGAATAGAAGCAGGTGGTCTTGCCGGCACCATTGGGGCCGAGCAGTCCGACGACCTCGCCGCGATGCACCTCGAGGCTGACGTCGTGCAGCACCTGGCGCTTGTCGTAGCTCTTGGCGAGGCTGCAGACGGCGAGGCCGCGCATGACATCGGTGCCGGAGCCGGGGCCCGGCCGTTCGATGCTGCTGGCCTCGTTCATGGGTTTCAGCGGCCGCGCTGCGGAACGGTGAACCGCCCGCTGACCCGGCCGCCGCGCTCGCCGGCACCGACGGGGCCGCCATCGACCACCGCCCGGCCGCTTTCGAGGTCGATCGTCAGCCGTCCGCCCGAAATGCTCGATTCGCCGCGCTCGAGCCGGACTCCGCCCACCAGCGTGATCAGCCGGCGGTTGATGTCGTAGACCCCGAACTGGCCACGCGCGGTCTCGGACGGCGAGCGCACCACCACGCCGCCGCTGGCATCGAGACGGTCGATCTCCAGCTTGCCGCTGTTGGTGTAGGCGAGGGTCAGCCGCTCGGCCGAGAGGCTGAGCTCGGCCTGGCGGACCTGGACGTTGCCGGCGAAGATCGCCCGGTCGGCCCGGTCCTGCACTTCGATCCGGTCGCTTTCGACATTGATCGGGGCATTGCTGTCATGCCCCTTCAATGCCGAGATCGGGCCGCCCTGGGTCTGCGCGATCGCGACCCCGCCCACCGTCATGGTGGCGAGCGCGAGTGCTGCGGCGATGATGCGAGGAAACCCCATGCGGCTCATCTGACCGTCCCGGGGCTGATTTTCAACCGCGCACGCCCATCGAGCACCACAATCCGCTTCTCGAGGTCCGCGCGCATCCGGCCCGCCTGGAAGGTGCCGAGCTTGAGCTGGCCGCTCACTCCGCCGTTCAGCGCGACCTGCCGGGTGCCGAGATCCGCCGAGAGGCTGCTCGCATCGAAGGTTCCGGTCGGGAGCCGGCCGCTGATCCGCCCGGTGCTGCGGACCTGCCGCGCCTTGAGGTCGAGCAGCACGTCACGCGTCAGCAACTGCTCGCCCTCGGGGCCGCTTACCCGGACCGGTCCGCTGACCAGCACGCTCTGCTTGTCGAGGTCGTAGCGACCCTGCAGCGCCTGGATGGTCGCCGGCCCCTGGGCGAGGCCGAGCCTTGCGCGCATTCCCTGGACGTCGACTACCGGCACGTCGCTGGTCTGCTGGATCGCGCTGTTGGCGGTCAGTTCGAACGGCTGCCCCTTGTCGTCGGTCCCGGTGTAGCGGGCCGATTCGATCTTCATCCGCTCCTCGGCCCGGCTGACGTCCTTCTTGTCGAGGATGAAGCTGACCTCGGCCTGCTTGGTCAGCGGGAGAGTCAGGAACACCGCGGCGACGACGCCGACGGCTGAGGGAAGGGCGATCTTCAGCGTTCGCACGAACTTGTCGTGACGGCTTCCGGGCTCGGCCCATTGCTGGTTGCGTGTCCGCTGGATGTTGGCGGCTTCGCTCATCAGCTGTGTGCGAAGATATCCTCTTCCGGCCAGCCGGCGAGATCGAGCTCGGCGCGGGCAGGAAGGAAGTCGAAGCAGGCCTGGGCGAGCGCGGTCCGCCCCTCGCGGGCAAGGCGAAGGTCGAGGCGCTCCTTCAGCGCATGGAGGTAGCGGACATCGCTCGCGGCATAGTCGCGCTGCGCGTCGTTAAGCTCGGGTCCGCCCCAGTCGCTGGTCTGCTGCTGCTTGTTGAGGTCGGTGCCGAGCAGCTCCTTGACCAGTTCCTTTAGGCCATGGCGGTCGGTGTAGGTGCGGATCAGCCGCGAGGCGGTGCGGGTGCAGTAGAGCGGCGCCGCCATGATCCCGAGGTAGTGGCGCATGATCGCGATGTCGAAGCGCGCGAAATGGTAGAGCTTGAGGCGGTCCGGATCGCCCAGCAGCGCCTTGAGGTTGGGCGCGGCATAGTCGCTCCCGGGCGAGAATCGGACCAGATGCTCGTCGCCGCCACCGTCCGACAGCTGCACCAGGCATAGCCGGTCGCGACCCGGGTGGAGCCCCATGGCTTCGGTGTCGACCGCGATCGGCCCCGGTGCAAACAGGTCGGTTCCGGGCAGGTCTTCTTCGTGGAAATGAATGGCCATGGTGTCAGCGAAGGTCCTTAAGCTCGCGCCCGCTTAACCGGTCCTGACCTTGCAGGCGAGACAAACGGCTAGTGAGTGCCGGTTTTTTCCTGTAAGGTCCGCAACGGAAGCATGTCCGCAAGGCCATGTTCGTGACCGGTTGCGCCGTTGAGCCCAGCGCGTTGGTTTGAAGAGAATCAGGGTTCGAGGAAGTTTGCACGGGCATGGGTTACGATCGAGGGCGTAAGGGCGACCGCGGCGGTCGCGGACGCGACAGCAAGGGTGATTTCGGCGGCGGCGGTGGCGGCGATTTCGGCGGTGGCGGCTTTGGCGGCGGCGGTGATTTCGGCGGCGGTGGCGGCGGCTTCGGTGGCGGTGACCGATTCGGCGGCGGCGGCGGTGGCTATCGCGGTGGCGGTGGTGGCGGCGGCTACGGCGGTGGCGGTGGCGGTGGCTATCGCGGCGGCGGTGGCGGCGGCTACGGCGGCGGCGGTGGTGGCGGCGATCGCTTCGGCGGTGGCGGCGGCGGTCGCTTCGGCGGCGGTGGCGGCGGTGGCGGCTTTCGCGGCGGCGGCGCTGGTGGCGGAATGCCCCCGCAGGTCGTCGGCGAAGGCAAGGGCATCGTCAAATTCTTCAACCCGCAGAAGGGCTTCGGCTTCATCGTCCGCGACGACGGCGGTGAGGACGTGTTCGTCCACATCTCGGCGGTCGAGCAGGCGGGTCTCACCGACCTCGCCGACGGCCAGCCGCTCGAGTTCACGCTCGTGGACCGCGGTGGCCGCGTCTCGGCGACCAACCTGCGCATCGACGGCGAGCCGATCGCGGTCGAGCGCGCCGCGGAAGCAGCGCCGCAGCGCCAGCTGACCGGCGAGAAGGCTTCGGGAACGGTCAAGTTCTTCAACGCGATGAAGGGCTTCGGCTTCATCCAGCGCGATGACGGACAGCCGGACGCCTTTGTCCACATCTCGGCGGTCGAGCGGGCCGGAATGACCTCGTTGAACGAGGGCGACCGGCTCGAGTTCGAACTCGAGGTCGACCGTCGTGGCAAGCATGCCGCGGTCAACCTGAGCCCCCTCCAGGGCTAAACCAGACACTCGCGTCGTCAGCGAGGGGCAGAAGGCCCGCCGGGAGCGATCCTGGCGGGTCTTTTTCTTTGTCCGCGAACTACTCCTTGCGGAATGGAAGCTCAGCCGCGAGCGCCTCGAGCTCGGCGGCGACCATCGCCTGCTCGTCGACGAGGAAGCGCGCCACCGCATCGCGGAAGCCCGGATGCGGGATGAAGTGGACGCTGTGGGTCCGCACCGGCTCGTAGCCCCGCGCCAGCTTGTGCTCGCCCTGCGCACCGGCCTGCACCGTCGACCGGCCGTTGGCGATCGCCCACTCGATCGACTGATAGTAACAGAGCTCGAAGTGGAGGAACGGCACCTCCTCCGAGCAGCCCCAGTATCGGCCGTAGAGCGTGTCGTCGCCGACCCAGTTGAGCGCTCCGGCGATCGGACGTCCGTCGCGCTCGGCGAGGAACAGCAGTAGCTGGTCGCCGAGCGACTCCACCGCGGAATCGAAGAAGGCGCGCGTGAGATAGGGGCGGCCCCACTTGCGGCTGCCGGTGTCCTGGTAGAACCCCCACATGGCGTCCATCTCGGAAGCGCCGACCTCGCGTCCGCGCAGGTGGCGGAAGGTCAGGCCGGCGCGGGCCGCCTCGCGCTCCTTGCGCATCGCCTTGCGCTTGCGGCTCGACAGCGCGGCGAGGAAATCATCGAAGGTGCCGTAGCCGCGATCGCGCCAATGATATTGGATCCCGTGGCGCACCAGCCATCCGCGCGACTTCGCCAGCTCGGCCTCGGCCTCATCGAGGAAGGTGACATGGGCGGAAGAGAGGTCGTTCTGGCGGACCACCGCCTCGGCCCCGGCAAGCACCAGTTCCGGCGCCGAGCCGAGCAGCCGACGCCCGACCACCGGGGTGAAGGGCACCGCGATCTGCAGCTTTGGGTAATAGTCGCCGCCGGCGCGCTCCCAGGCGTCGGCCCAGCCCTGGTCGAATACATATTCGCCCTGGCTGTGGCTCTTCAGATAGGCCGGCGCGCCGGCGACGACCTTGCCGTCCTGCTCGACCAGCAAGGGGAGCGGGCTCCAGCCGCTGCCCTCGCCGACGCTGTCCGATCGCTCGAGCAGGCTCAGGAAGGCATGGGAAAGGAAGGGGTCGGCCGCCTCGGCAAGGCCGTCCCATTGCTCCGGGGCGATCTGCGCGACCGAGTCGCTGATTCGGATGCTGGGCGGGTCACGGTCGGCCATCGCCCTCCCAGATAAGTGCATCCACCTGATCCGAAAGGGTGCGGCGCTGTTCGGCGGTGCGGACGGTCCATGCGTAGACGGGCTTGCGCCGGCGCTCGCGGGCGACCCATCCGCGTTGAGCCGTGCCGCGCTGGACCGCAAGGAAGTCGGGCTCGGCAAGGCGGAGCGCAATTGCGCGCCGGACGGGTCCCAACTTGTCTCCGACTACCAGTCCGCGGCGCCAGCCGGGCAGCTTGTTCTTCACCAGCCGGATGAGCCGCGGCTCGAAGCTCATCACGCCGAAGCGGCCGTGGTAGCCCGCAAGCGCGCTGGCGAGTGCCGGGGGCCATCGCCAAAGGTCGCGCTCGACCTTTACCTCAAGCAGCAGCGGGACTTGGCCCCTGACCAGCCGAAGCAGGCCCTCGAGGGTCGGCAATGGCGCGCCGCCGACCCGCAGCGCGCCTAGCTCGGCGAGTGACGAGCGTCCGATCACGGCGGGATCGGCACACAGCCGAAGCGCATCCGAATCGTGGAAGACGACGATCCGGTCGTCGCGGGTGAGCCGGAGATCGCACTCGATCCCCGCGCCCGCCGCGATCGCGGCGGCGAAAGCGCTCAGGCAGTTCTCGGGAGGATCGTCGCCCGAGTGCAGACCGCGATGGGCAAAGCCCGCCGGTCCCGGATCGAGCGGATCAGTCGCGGACCTCGACAATCGCGTCCACCTCGACGGCAACCCCCAGCGGAAGGGTCGGAACGCCGACCGCCGAGCGGGCGTGGCGGCCCGCTTCGCCGAAGATGTCGAACATGAGGTCGGAAGCGCCGTTGGCGACCTTGGGCTGGTCGGTGAAGTCGCCCGCCGAATTGACGAACACGCCGAGCTTCACGATCCGGCTGACCCGGTCGAGCGAGCCGACCGCCGCCTTGATCTGCGCCACCAGCATCAGCCCGCAGCGACGCGCCGCCGCCTGGCCCTCTTCCAGCGAGACACCGTCTCCAAGCCGGCCGGTGATCAGGCTGCCGTCCTCGGCGAAGCTGATCTGGCCCGAGATGTGGAGCAGGTTTCCGGTCAGCACCGCGGGCACGTAGGACGCGACCGGAGCTGCAGGCTGGGGAAGGGTGATGCCGAGTTCGGCGAGACGCTGGTCGATGCTCATGGCGGCGCGAGTGGCTTCTTCAGGCGGCAAGGTCAAGATTGGCGGTCCATCGCGAAGCCGGCCCAGCTCTGCCGGACCGGCATCAGCTCGAGCGAGTTGATGTTGAGGTGGGCGGGCCGGCTCGCCACCCACAGGATGGTCTCGGCCAGGTCCTCGGCGGTCATCGGGTCGAGCCCGGCGTAGAGCGCGTCCGACGCGGCCTGGTCGCCGCCGTTGCGGACGAGGGTGAACTCGGTCTCGGCCATCCCCGGCTCGATCGAGGTCACCCGTACCCCGGTCCCGGCGAGGTCATTGCGCAGGGCCAGGCCGAACTGACGGACGAAGGCCTTGCTCCCGCCGTAGACCGCGCCGCCGCGATAGGGGTAGTTGCCCGCGACCGAGGACAGGTTGACCACCAGGCCCTTGCGCTCGATCAGCCGCGGCAGGCAGGCGCGGGTCAGCGCGACCAGGCCGGAGATGTTGGTCTCGAGGACCGTCTCGAGATCCTCCCACTTGCTGTCCTGGAGATCGGACATGGGCGGGGCGAGGCCGGCATTGTTTATGAGGCAGTCGAGCCCGCTCCACTCGCCCTCCAGCGCCGCCAGCCGCTCCACTGCGCCCAGGTCGCGCATGTCGACCACCAGCGGCAGGAAAGCCGCGCCGAGTTCCTCCTGAAGCGCCTGCAGGCGATCTTCGCGGCGGCCGGTCCCGACCACCTTCCAGCCAGCGGCGACGAAGGCGCGCGCGGCGGCGGCTCCGATTCCCGCGGTGGTCCCCGTGATGAGAGCGGTCTTCATGAGGCGCGGCCTTCCAGTCGTTCGAGGATCCAGGGGGTCGCCGAAGCCCAGTCGTCGATCCGGGCATGGGCGTGTTCGGCGGGCGCAGTCGCGGCGGCGAGCGTCGGCTCGGCGATCATGTGCAGCCGGAAGGTGTCGGGCGAATGTTTCGCGACCGAGGCATGATGAACGGCGAGGTCGTCGACGAACACGCTCCGGCCGGCGCCATGCCGCGCGATGATCGATTTCAGCGGCTCGCCCTTGCCGCCGCGGTTGCAGACCACCTCATGCGCGATCCCGAATCGGGCGAGCTGCTCGATCCGACCGTCGCGCGATTCCTCGCCGAGGTTGGTGAGCACGACGATGTCGGCCTTCTCGCCGATCGTGCCGAGCGCCTCGACCGCGCCAGGAACAATGGTCTGGCGGTGCATCTCGGTCTCGAAGAAACCCCACAGCAGCTCCCAGACGCGCTCGCTCGGCACCCGCTCGCCGCCGTCGCGGAACTTGAGCGCGCCGGCCATGTCGCCCTCCTCGGGCCGGAAGAGGATGGCATGCTCCTCCTCAAGCCAGCCGGAGAAATGGCGGACCATGTGCAGCAGCACCTCGTCGCAGTCGGTAATCAATATGGGTCGGTTCATGCCTCGAGAGCGCTCCGGGCGGCGACC
It contains:
- the lptB gene encoding LPS export ABC transporter ATP-binding protein; translated protein: MNEASSIERPGPGSGTDVMRGLAVCSLAKSYDKRQVLHDVSLEVHRGEVVGLLGPNGAGKTTCFYSVMGLVKPDAGRIMLDGRDITRLPMYRRAILGLGYLPQETSIFRGLTVEQNIMAVLEVAEPDRDARHARLEKLLGEFGLTGLRASPAMALSGGERRRCEIARALAADPKIMLLDEPFAGIDPISIGDIRDLVKELKGRDIGVLITDHNVRETLDIVDRACIIYDGQVLFAGTPEALVADQDVRRLYLGESFEL
- a CDS encoding LptA/OstA family protein; this translates as MGFPRIIAAALALATMTVGGVAIAQTQGGPISALKGHDSNAPINVESDRIEVQDRADRAIFAGNVQVRQAELSLSAERLTLAYTNSGKLEIDRLDASGGVVVRSPSETARGQFGVYDINRRLITLVGGVRLERGESSISGGRLTIDLESGRAVVDGGPVGAGERGGRVSGRFTVPQRGR
- the lptC gene encoding LPS export ABC transporter periplasmic protein LptC is translated as MSEAANIQRTRNQQWAEPGSRHDKFVRTLKIALPSAVGVVAAVFLTLPLTKQAEVSFILDKKDVSRAEERMKIESARYTGTDDKGQPFELTANSAIQQTSDVPVVDVQGMRARLGLAQGPATIQALQGRYDLDKQSVLVSGPVRVSGPEGEQLLTRDVLLDLKARQVRSTGRISGRLPTGTFDASSLSADLGTRQVALNGGVSGQLKLGTFQAGRMRADLEKRIVVLDGRARLKISPGTVR
- a CDS encoding ribonuclease D; the encoded protein is MAIHFHEEDLPGTDLFAPGPIAVDTEAMGLHPGRDRLCLVQLSDGGGDEHLVRFSPGSDYAAPNLKALLGDPDRLKLYHFARFDIAIMRHYLGIMAAPLYCTRTASRLIRTYTDRHGLKELVKELLGTDLNKQQQTSDWGGPELNDAQRDYAASDVRYLHALKERLDLRLAREGRTALAQACFDFLPARAELDLAGWPEEDIFAHS
- a CDS encoding cold-shock protein — protein: MGYDRGRKGDRGGRGRDSKGDFGGGGGGDFGGGGFGGGGDFGGGGGGFGGGDRFGGGGGGYRGGGGGGGYGGGGGGGYRGGGGGGYGGGGGGGDRFGGGGGGRFGGGGGGGGFRGGGAGGGMPPQVVGEGKGIVKFFNPQKGFGFIVRDDGGEDVFVHISAVEQAGLTDLADGQPLEFTLVDRGGRVSATNLRIDGEPIAVERAAEAAPQRQLTGEKASGTVKFFNAMKGFGFIQRDDGQPDAFVHISAVERAGMTSLNEGDRLEFELEVDRRGKHAAVNLSPLQG
- a CDS encoding GNAT family N-acetyltransferase, yielding MADRDPPSIRISDSVAQIAPEQWDGLAEAADPFLSHAFLSLLERSDSVGEGSGWSPLPLLVEQDGKVVAGAPAYLKSHSQGEYVFDQGWADAWERAGGDYYPKLQIAVPFTPVVGRRLLGSAPELVLAGAEAVVRQNDLSSAHVTFLDEAEAELAKSRGWLVRHGIQYHWRDRGYGTFDDFLAALSSRKRKAMRKEREAARAGLTFRHLRGREVGASEMDAMWGFYQDTGSRKWGRPYLTRAFFDSAVESLGDQLLLFLAERDGRPIAGALNWVGDDTLYGRYWGCSEEVPFLHFELCYYQSIEWAIANGRSTVQAGAQGEHKLARGYEPVRTHSVHFIPHPGFRDAVARFLVDEQAMVAAELEALAAELPFRKE
- a CDS encoding glycerophosphodiester phosphodiesterase family protein, whose product is MSRSATDPLDPGPAGFAHRGLHSGDDPPENCLSAFAAAIAAGAGIECDLRLTRDDRIVVFHDSDALRLCADPAVIGRSSLAELGALRVGGAPLPTLEGLLRLVRGQVPLLLEVKVERDLWRWPPALASALAGYHGRFGVMSFEPRLIRLVKNKLPGWRRGLVVGDKLGPVRRAIALRLAEPDFLAVQRGTAQRGWVARERRRKPVYAWTVRTAEQRRTLSDQVDALIWEGDGRP
- a CDS encoding RidA family protein, with protein sequence MSIDQRLAELGITLPQPAAPVASYVPAVLTGNLLHISGQISFAEDGSLITGRLGDGVSLEEGQAAARRCGLMLVAQIKAAVGSLDRVSRIVKLGVFVNSAGDFTDQPKVANGASDLMFDIFGEAGRHARSAVGVPTLPLGVAVEVDAIVEVRD
- a CDS encoding SDR family NAD(P)-dependent oxidoreductase; translation: MKTALITGTTAGIGAAAARAFVAAGWKVVGTGRREDRLQALQEELGAAFLPLVVDMRDLGAVERLAALEGEWSGLDCLINNAGLAPPMSDLQDSKWEDLETVLETNISGLVALTRACLPRLIERKGLVVNLSSVAGNYPYRGGAVYGGSKAFVRQFGLALRNDLAGTGVRVTSIEPGMAETEFTLVRNGGDQAASDALYAGLDPMTAEDLAETILWVASRPAHLNINSLELMPVRQSWAGFAMDRQS
- a CDS encoding HAD family hydrolase, which encodes MNRPILITDCDEVLLHMVRHFSGWLEEEHAILFRPEEGDMAGALKFRDGGERVPSERVWELLWGFFETEMHRQTIVPGAVEALGTIGEKADIVVLTNLGEESRDGRIEQLARFGIAHEVVCNRGGKGEPLKSIIARHGAGRSVFVDDLAVHHASVAKHSPDTFRLHMIAEPTLAAATAPAEHAHARIDDWASATPWILERLEGRAS